The genomic region ACAGTATCATCTGCAAAACCAATTACATTCTCTTGAGTCTCAgttatgtgttttgtgtacGCAAAGTTAGCATGCTGTCCTATTATCCCAGCGTAGGATTGTGTCCAGGGTGAACATTAGAGCTGCTTAAAGTCGGTATGTTAGCATTGTATTTTTAACGTTGCATCTAGCTGCATGTAACAGCCTGTGATGGTAGATAAGTCGTGTTTAAGTAGACCACATTCAGAATTGTCTTAAAAGTGCTGCATATTCCACACATGCAtttacatgcagaaaagagGTTTTCCAGTTTAAAGCATGTATTCCTCACCAGGCCTATTATGTGCAAGGTAGCAATCTTTTAAACTGGCTCCAAAACAGCCATGCAAACAGGATTTTAATACAAACTCGGAGCTCGTTAAACTGTTACAAGTCATTTGATAACACAATTTCCtgaccactagatggcagtgttGGTTTAGTTTGACCTATTCCTCCACCTGTTACAGGGTTTGCTTAAGCAGGTCAAACTAGACGTGCTGGACCAAATGATCAAGGAAAGTCACATTTTTCCAAACTGTCACTAGAAACCTGTGGACTGAGCTTAAAAAACCTCTACATGTAGTTGCATTTCTTTGGATATTCTTTGGAGTTTTCTTTGTTAGACTCAATCAGCTTTCTGTATTCACTAAAGAGGTATTTACCTTCAGCATGGTTTGCATAAGCTCAATAATTACAATCCAGTCCAAAAATCAACTTTCCCTAAAACAAAAGGAACCTTCTCCTGACCAGTAAGTAAGTAGGAATAATGGATGGCATGACAAATGCCTTTTctgcagaaatttaaaaaatttgtttAGATAAGGTTTCTGGTGTTTTCTTCAAGGGATTAATGTGATATTAGCATTGaatttctttccatttcactgAACAAGACACAGACTCATTTCTTAAATGGCACACACAAAGTTTTGGGTAACACTATGGGAAATTCACTTGACAACCGTCCAGCCAATTACCAGAGTATTACATTGTCTTGTCCATTGTGGTCTATTTCAGTGTAACACGAACCATTCCTAAATGAGACTAAATGCCCTCTGTTTCAAACAAGTTCATAGCAGTGTTCCCATGGGGTCAACCCTTGTGCACTTTGAGCTGAAAAGCATCCCATTTGGCTCTCCCTTTACATTCAGATCCTATTAAGTGCATGCAGGCAGGCatgcaacaacacacacacagactctcccactctcacacacagacagaaacctgCCCCCTTTGAGTCTCAACCTCTATAGCCATATATGTCCATTCCCTAATTGGTGGTTCCTCTTTCAAAGGAGTAATTATGTGTGTATGCGTCCGCTCTGTACAAGGCGTCTCGATTCAGTTCATCTCCAACGCCAGAGGGGACAAAAGAGGCACCCGTTCCTCCTCTTAGGGCGAGGGGCCGTTGACACCAATAAATCCCCCCCTTTCCACTTCCTCCCCGGTGTGTTGGGGTTATGTCAGGAATGTCCTGGGTCCTATTGTCCTCTGGTGCTCTGTTTTTGGTAACCCGTCACCAAGCAttctctgctgctctcaatGCCTCCTCCTTCGCCCTTACACAccaccaacacacatacatcaacatttgcgcacacacacacacacacacacacacacgcatgtcCACACCCCCTGGGTTGCATGTCCCCTGGTCCCTCACTCTGAATAGACCACCTCGGCTGAATacgacagacagacaggcgTCAGGACATCAGGTTCAGCAGCCCAAGTCGTGCATGGTGGCCCACTGGGGAAAATACAGCCagttattttcacctgttttcttCCCTCACGCTCTTTGTCTAAtgggagaaagaaaatataacaatgGCGTGAGTGTTTTAGACGCCACTCTTAATGCCTATTCTGTCCTTTCAGTGGGATTGAGGACACTGACCCCATCACCCCATATATAGTGATCACTGTAAAAAGAAGCCTTCATTTGATAGTCCTGCACTGTTACATATTAATCTTTCATGTTTAAGGTGTTATAGGAGTTACTTTGTGATGATTTCTTGAGAGCATATACATGTAGGGTGATTCCACATACCTGCAGTTATACTGGAAGTACTGTATGCCGACATGACAGCACGTTGGTTATGGCCTTTTGACTTGTcatcagcagaaacagacaaatTGCAGCCCTCAATATTGGAAAAATACTGAATGTTTTGCTTGATCTCAGAACGTGTATCACTAATATGCACTGGTGATTATATGAGTGtgtacttttggacttttattttgtacacGGTGAAATGAACAATGAGCACAACTGCTTTAAAATCAATGAACACTTAAGATCACTTAACTTAAAATCTactatctttttcttttaacatttttaaactcaATAGTCATTTCTTTTGCTTTGCCTTCAATAAAGGATTTGGCTAATTGATCAATTCCCAATATCCTTTAGAAATGCGACCAGGAAAATATCTGCTGTCGGAAATCCCACCCGGACTGTATCATCTGCATAATCTCTTTAATCCAAGTACACTTCCCCATCTCCCTCACTCCCAGTCACAAACTTGCTCACACATTCtctacacacattcacaaatctCTTTAGTTGCCACATGTCGCACACAACCATTCAAGACATCATGTATCCATTTATTGCAAGCCCTTCGTGCATTCAGTCAGCCTCTCATAGCCCACATACTCTCCTCTCTGGCCTTATTTTTAGCTTCATCTGATACATTCAGTCCAGTCACAGAGGTGGTAACATCACattctgatgctgctgctggttccTCGTGTCACCTGGCTGCATTAGAGATCACATCCCAAATGCCAAAGGTTTGACTTGTTGTTTGGGGCGGTTGAtttgtgtgcttgcatgtgtgtgtgtgtgtgagtgtgagggaGTTGGAAGGAGTAGGTGGGTTGTACACATGTTACGGAGCAAGGCGCCATTGCGGCCTAAAAAACTATTAGGCTCTGTAAATACACACTGTGGTGAAAGTAAACATTCTCAGCATGCCATCTAGGCGCACAGAGGGGTACTGGGAGACAGCCGCCGGACAGGCTGTGAGGGGgaggtatatgtgtgtgtttctgtgtgtgtgtgtgtaggtaggTAGTATGGCAGCAATCAGTGCCCTGAGAGGAGATGGATATGGAAAATATTAATTGGAGGAAAACTCAAGTGTGTGCATATCATTAAGTCAGAAACAATCATGATAAAGTTGAGAAGTCAAATAAACAACTCTCAGATaatttacctgtgtgtgttgttatggCAACCAAGAACTAATTATCAGGACCACTCTGGGTACACCTATTGTTGGTGTGGGCTAGCGATGAGCGCTAATGTCTATCCTGAGATttcgtgtctgtgtgtgtgtattatagAGCGAGGGAAAAGTGTGTGTTGCGTATGTATGTGGTGTGACTTTGTTCCTTGCTGTGCTCATTGCGTGAGGTGGGTTCAGCGGGCTTGAAACAGGAttcattttgtgtcccatttGACAGACAAGCCAGGCTCCTGACCTTAGTTTTATGAGGTAAAGATGGTAAAGTCAGTAGTGGTTAATGGCATATTTGTGTCCTTGCATTTTTAGCCCTGGGCCTAACACTTTCACAATTCACAGTCTGTGACACTGACATGCACCAAACATGGTCCACAAACTTTAAAGCATGTTTCCTGATttggaaagggaaaaaaacatgataaaaaataatattaggCTGTTCTTAAAAGGATTAAAACACAGCCATTGATGTAAAGGGActatttttctgattttgagCCCCATACTGCCAATGGTAGAAAGCACAAGTAACCATGGAAACAGAGCTCAGAATATGCACTATTCCCAGCCCTGCAAGTGCCACGCCACCCACAGCTCTATTTTTAGGTCTTACTTTAGGCTTACAATATCTATTACATCTAACAAGAGTTAAACTGAGTAATCAGAAAGCATGACTACAGAAATGTGACTCTGACACTAAGCGTCTGACAGGCAGCATAAGAGCATATACAATAGGGCAGCAGGGCCTTTACAGCAGGCCGGTCACTGCTGTGTTTAAGGACagctccaaaaacacacactccatcaAATACACACAATTTAGCTGATTATTACTTTTCAAATCATTAGAATAAGGAGATCAAGTAATGATCATAGATGAATAGGATGAATAACATTATTTCACCTCAAGAGGATTACAACAGGCAGCCACAACagcatataaaaacaaattattttgtacaagaagaaatattttaagAGATGGTTTCAAAGGAAGAAGCCTGGATGTTTTGATGGCTTGTTCTACTTTTGCCCTATTGTCTGTACTTTAAGCAGGAAAGTCCTGTTTGGTGTTACAACTTGTTCCTCACACTGTTCAGGTCTGCAGCGTACTGATGATACCAGCCAGACTGTTTCATGTCCAAATGCCTTAAAACCAGCTGCCAGCCAGTGTTCAGAAACTGAGACTGAAGCAGCATAGACCTGTGAATGAACGTAGTCATGGTTCTTTGTGGCACTGCATGCATTTCCTACCAGTCTGCTTAACTGTCATAAGCTTGTTGGCGATGACTGGAGTTTGACTACAATCACCTGTTATTTGACTACAGTCACCTGTTGTTTGCTGGCAAAGATGGCCACCATGTTGATATAATGGCATGTTATGAATTCTGTCCCTGCTGGTGCTGGTCGGCTTTGTCAGTTCCTGTGGCGATGGATGGTCGAGATCAGGACCATCTTGGATATCTCTGGAAGTGGAAGCATGTTTGAACAACACTcgcacacatgaaaacactgatatACATTTCAGGCATAACTTTGGTGAGTCGGGAGAATAATTAACAAATCCAGGTCTTTTGGTGGTTTAGAGAGTGACCAGTCAACTGAAGACCACCAGgaagaatgaaaatgtgaactCAGTATCACTGAACAAAGACATCCACAGTTtctctcctacacacacacacatctccagCTTCTTATACAATATGAAGAAATGCTtaatgcccacacacacacacacacacttccagaAACCACAAACAGGGGTTGGTGGTCTGACAGAATACCGGGTATCATCGGTGGTGTCtccattcatgtgtgtgtgtgtgtgtgtgtgtgtgtgtgtgtgtgtgtctgtgccacCCCCCCCATTCCTCCGTCTAATACCCTGTCATCATCAATAACCTCAGCAGTGCTGACTCACTGGCTTTTACAAGCATGAGGTTTGAGCCTTGCTTACAGCCACAGACCCTCGTCTCTGTGACTGATTGCGTGCATGCATGCGATCAGCATACACTCTTACTTGCACACTCATTCTTCAGCGTAGATGTGCCCACGCAGGTGTGGATGTGTCTTTCCACGTGTTTGTTCAGCTGAAAGTCACCACAGACCCTATGCCATCAACCCACTGACGCACTCCAGTCATTTCCAATTGGACCACAATCCATCATAATAATTGACTCTCATCAGGAGACAGAGGATCATCATCTTCACCACTAAGTGTGGCACCCACCCCCCTCACTCTGCCCCTTCATCTCAATTCTAATTGTCTCCAGACGTTTATTTAATGCTCCTTACAGGCAGCAAATTTGTGctttatcttttatttacatAAGGGTGTGACTATGCAGCACATGAAGCCTCCCCATGTGACAAACAGCATGTATTATTGTAGGGTCATTGTAGCCCAGAGGTCTATGTTGATCAAATGCGGAGACAGATAATGTCAGATAATACTGAATCTTAGAGTCTGACAGGTTAGGGCCACCACTGTCTTGATATTTTTATGGACAGTATATAAACGCAGGCTGTTCTGATGTGTCAGCGCTTGACATGTGGCGTTGTGATGGCGTTGATAGggagactttaaaaaaaaatgtttcccaGCATAACATGTCAATCAAAGGTCTCTCTGTAGCCAAATTTACATCAAGGGAATGTTTTGATGAAATTTAGTGATTTgttgataaatgaaaatatagatTTCATGAATGGTGTGAAGCTGTGATATAGTCAACATAGATGTTTTGCATAAAGTGAAGACAGGAGTCTCTGACAGTTACTCATTTGAGGATTGGCATTTTTCCCTGAGcgtaagaaaaaaaacccacatgGTCCGTATTTAACCTACAACCATGTTAGATGCTTCTGTATTAACTCTGTATTTAAAGGTTTTCTATTTCTATGATGGGATTAATATAGTGGCTGTACAGGGGATTTGAAAATGGGGCTAGATTTTGAGCAAATAgccaaagtaaaaaaacaacaacaactaaacCAAATAATGTGCTGACAAATACTTATCCTAGTTTATATCATGTTAAATCTTTGTCCTTTAAAACATGATGATGTTCATGTAATTCATTTGTGTGCAGGGATACCCTGCACTGAGGCAGCTCTAGTTTATTCAGTACCTGGTACTGTCAGTGAAGAGATAATGGGTAGAGTGATGCATAACTAATGTAATGGTGTGTATCAGAGTCATAATTAGGTTATTTCTACTAAAATACTCATTACAAATAGTAGTAGAATATAGTATATCATACTACTCATTTATTACTAGTACTAAAAAATAGACCTATACTTGTATATATACCTAAAATAGTACTAAGTGGTACTAGCAGTAAGCTAAACAACCAAACTTAACTAGTACTAGTAGTACTAGTACtagtaaatatacatatacCTCTATTACATTTACCTATAGGGGTACTAGGTTTTACTATTGTTAGTAGTAAACTACACAGCCCAACCAAATTAGTACCAGTAGTGGGCTACATATGTAGTATTAGTACTACTTATTTATTACTAGCACTAAATGGGTACATTGCTGACATTAACTACTCATTTTGCTCGTGACCCCCTTGATTCCACTTAAGGCCCACCTGAAGGTCCCCGGACCCCACTTTGAGAACCTCTGATCCGACTGGCTTGCAGTGTGTTTCTGAAAGGTGCGCACCTAACTGAGTGGAGCCAGGGCGGCGTATTGCCTTTCACACGCTTCTAAAATACTCTCCGGGCAGAGCCTGAAAGGGTTACTGTTTCCCAAAGTGCCTCATTCTGCGCAGTCGAGAGGGGGCGGCTGAGTGGCGCCGTCGAGTCAGAGACGCAGTTTCTAAAAACCCCGAGACATCATCAAGAAAGAAGCTGACAGTAAGGAAAGCAGCccccctcctgctcctcttcctcctcctcctcctcctccgctggCATGCCGCTGTTCTTCTCCTCTGCTCACCAAATCCCCTCAGTGGTTCTGTCACAATAACCGGGCGGTAAGTGTCAAATCCAACTCTGTCcgcaaaaacacaaatcacttTAACGCACACAAGATGCGCTCAGTGGAAATACTACACACGCTGCTTTAAACTGTCAGACGTTTAGTCATAGCTCTGATTGTATTTAAAGAATAATATAAACACTATAAAAACACCCCGCTTGCAGAAAATGAGGCTTCGCTTTGATTTCATACGACTTCATTTCCCTGCGCGTCTCCGGCGCGTTTAATTGGCCATATCTCTTTAACTTGCAGACAGCATACCCCAGCAATTAATAGTCTGCTAACGTCAAAAACAGTTGACCATTGTTTTATgggctttgtgttttctctctctcgctctctctctctccagggcGGTCAGACTTGAATAGGCGCCGGTCTGCTCCAGTCCACCTCTATACAAATACCTCAGTGGAACTTGTGTGGAGCTTCCAGAGTAAAAAGCACAGACCCCAGACGCCCCTGGCTTGCGAGTATATATTCGCCATTTCATCATTGGACACTGTTTGAAATGTCTGAATCATATTTTACCCATTATGTTAACACCTCGGAGCCCTGAAACGAGCGTGTGCGTACACAGGGGAGATGAATGTGCGtggcctcctctccctccctccctccctccctctctctctccctctctccctctttctctggcTGGGACAAATGAATGCCAGTTCTGTGGAGGCGCTTGAGGTATGTGTTGCGCATTACACAACGTAGTAAATCAGCCCTTTCTAGAAATCACTGTGACGGCGTGGAGCGTCAGACAGTCCGCACACAGTCACTGAAGCTCGGACTTACTGCGCAGTCACTCGtccactgcaaaaaaaaaaacaaaaacccacacacatcaGTCTGAGATAGTCTTATTTCCATAAGACGTGGCTCAGCTTCACTATATACTAACAATGTTCTCTAACGCAAACAAAACCATCTCGGCACAGACAGCATTGTGACTTAATCGCCTTTGGAACCTAATGAAATAAACCATCAGTATCTTGCAGGGAAAGATTTTTAAGACTTGCTCAGACGATATTCTTTACAGTGTACACGCCCACTGGACATAGACACTCGTTGTAAGCAACATTGCTTGACACTATTACATGTTGAAAAGATAGACTTTATTGCTAAAACGTGTAACCATAACATGTACACTgatatgttttacttttttatttttattttttttgtcatttttaaaaatattcaagtaGACATCtcccatatttttttttctggtataCTCTGCTATTCTCTTTCCTTATGTTCTATACTCACAATcgttaaaataataaataaaacgtacagatttgtttatttctacAATACTATGTATTCCAAAAAAAAGCTGAGTTCACgcctttatatatatttttaacctcaactttttttgttttttacaatttaattattattgatattaatattatacAAAAACTCTAGGCAGCATTGCAGTGAAATAACAGTCAGCATCAATGttcagttgaaaaaaaaaatcacctcttGGAGAAGTGTAGCATATGCATCCCATCTTCAATGTCtcataaaaaatatcaaaaaaaaaaaaaaaaaaaaaaaaaaaaaagctcttccTTATGAAGTGCTCCTGTTCTCCCAGAAACAACGTTTCAGGGTGGAGAATAAAATATGGTCCTGGTTCAATTAGAAAAAATAGCTGCATTTTTCTTAAATATGTACAATGTTGGTATCTCACTTAAAATGCtatataaaaaaatagatttgcTATGGTGCCCACCTCTGTAGAGAGTTAACAGTGCAATAGAAACCGTATTTCCagtccacccccccccccccccctccctcgACCACCACTACTTCCTTAGAGAAAATCAGCACGAACACTTGCACTCTGAGATGATTGGGTATTGCACCTGTATCCACgtacagtatttctgttttagAAACCCTTGACAATACCACCGGAGGAAAATCTTGTTGATTGACTTGACGGGTTTGCACGACATCCCCTCAGGGAAAGAGCAAGAGCGCTCAGAGAAACAGTTTCCCTCTTTGATGTATCGTGGCCAGAACCTCACGCCCAAATCCTTCCAGGTGTACACCACTGGGCAGTGCGTATAGGTCCACAGCCACTGCAGAAATTTCCTACGGGCTTTCTTGCCCACTTTTATCCGCTTGCCATAGGGGGTCTCTGTGATGTCTATCTTTTTAATATAGCTAGGCATGGGCCCCTGTAGCTTCACCTGGTTGTCTGGCGTGGAGAGGTTCACCAGCATGGGCGCGCTGATGGACATGAAGTTTGGGTCAAAGTTACTGCCGAGTTTTTTCCTCAGAGTCCTCTCGTCCAAGTCCTGCTCCCGGGGGTCGTACTCCGGGTCGGGGTCCTCCTTCAGGTCGGGTACTGGGAGATGATCACTGGGCGATGGACGGAGGCGAAGGAAATGCTGGGATACTCCAAGGTGAACGCACACCAGCACGTAAACGAGTAGTGTTTGTGAGAGGCCCATTATTCCTCTTGTTTTACGCACCGGCTCTTCTCGCGTAAATTATATTCAGTTCTTTTTCCGGTCACTCTGTTCTCTGCAGTGACTAGCCCGGGGCTTCATAAATAGTAGAAGTTCAGTCACCAGCAAGGCGATACTTTTAATAGACCGCGTCGGGTTTGAATGACATGGAGCGGAGTGCTTTGCTTTTTAGGGCTCCTTCAGCTTTGCAACTTGCCCGCTCATGCAACTCTGCAGCGCGAATCTTTGCCTCTGCTTTGCAAGAAGCGTTTAgtctaaacaaaacaaaatgggaAAAACTCTATTCACGGTCTCTCCGGCCTCACCCCGCTCCCTTGGATTCACTTCGGGTTTCTTTCGGTTGTCATGGTTACTCCGGGGACTCGAAGCCACGACGAACTGTCTGCGCTGGATGACAGCGGCCGAGGCGAGAGCTGCATGGAATGAAGTGTTTTCTAAAGAGGCAGAATAGATCCGGAGCGTCCCGAGAGAGAAGGGCGCACAAAAGAGTACTTCACCAAGTTTTAAATGTCACGCGCCCGGCAATAATGGCTGCCTTGGCCAATGTTATTTTTACGCACGGCTTTTATAAACGTGGCTTCTCTCAGCGTTGTTCTCAGGTTTGATAAAGTCCCAGGGCGCACAATCCACGAACGGAGGGAAAAAGTCAACGCTGTCAGTCCCTTGAGTTATTCCAGCCGTCGATATGTGCACCTTACTGAAAATGTTCAACAACTTGGAGGAACTTTGCGCCGCGGCGGGATGCAGTATCAGCTTATGGAATAACACCCATTTATCTTTCCAGAGGATGTCCCGAATTGCAGAGCAGTTGTTTtgttgtggattttttttttttttttttttttaccaaaaaagGTCTCAGGCTGTAATATTCCCACAAAAACGCTGAAAGGTGACTTGACAGCAAATTGCAATGTCAGTGCATTTCAAATGCAAACTGCAGAAAGCCAGTAAAGGTTGTTCAGAGTTCCTTTCACTGAGGCATTGCTGAGTTCTTTCAGAAAAGCTCCAGATCCCTCTGTCGCTGCAGGACGAGACAGTCCATAATCTGGAGCCTTTTTGCCCGGTCGGTGCAAGCGGTCAATTCCTGAGGgactgtctctttttctttgatACCTGGTACAGAAGCTGCTAGTGAGTCGCTCCTACTTCAGGAGTCTGAGAGACTTGGCACTGGAGCGTTTCTTTGCTTAGGcacactgtgtgtgagtgtgtctgtagCGAGTGGTGCTCAGTCCCAAGTTAAATATCCCCCTCTGACGGTACAAAGTGTCAGAGGGGCCTGCCCACCCCGGCCACTTTCACTATGATTGACAGCCCCCCCACCACAGCTCCACTCCCACCCAACTTCGGGCCACCCCCTCCCCTCTGAACGTGGAAAATATCAGCCACAATCACAGGGATCCACAGGGTCCTAAAGCGCCAGATTTATCCAAGTATCCAATAGTATTATTGCTTTGTATTCCGCAACATGAAGACTATGTGTAATACAAGGGTTTTTGGAGTATCCCACACACATGGGTGTCTGGGATGCACTAATAGGTTCAATACGCTGTCAATATTCCGCAGAAGTGATTAAGAGTTTCCTTGGACTCAACTTTCCCATGAAAATTGATGGGAAACGTTTAGTAGCTTGTCTACGGAAAAGAGGCATCACATTCCACCTTTGTTCGTCAGGATTTGGGTCTGCACAGGAATTGGCCCGCTGAACTCAGGGGTCACAAAATAGGCAGGTAATTAAGGCTATAAATGGCCATGGATAACTAAGCGGTACCTTTCCCATGCTAAGCAGTCATTAGACCAAGCTATACGTTTTACTTCTGCTTGAAATATGTTTCTATAATGTCAGTTTAAATGCTTCAGGAACGTTTAATTCATTCAGTATCAGGT from Mastacembelus armatus chromosome 19, fMasArm1.2, whole genome shotgun sequence harbors:
- the nog2 gene encoding noggin-2, with protein sequence MGLSQTLLVYVLVCVHLGVSQHFLRLRPSPSDHLPVPDLKEDPDPEYDPREQDLDERTLRKKLGSNFDPNFMSISAPMLVNLSTPDNQVKLQGPMPSYIKKIDITETPYGKRIKVGKKARRKFLQWLWTYTHCPVVYTWKDLGVRFWPRYIKEGNCFSERSCSFPEGMSCKPVKSINKIFLRWYCQGFLKQKYCTWIQVQYPIISECKCSC